DNA sequence from the Daphnia carinata strain CSIRO-1 chromosome 8, CSIRO_AGI_Dcar_HiC_V3, whole genome shotgun sequence genome:
GGCGAGGAAACATTTGCAGTAGGAATACTGGAACGGGGACATTAGCCCGGACGGGATTACCAACTCGAAAATACAGGTCGATATCTTCGAGAAAACGTTTGAATTTTGCATCGTTGCGCTGGAACCTCTCTCCGCCGACGATAGCCCACAAAATGTTGACAACCGAAACGACAAAGATGCCCTTAAAATCAACCATGTAATCTTCGTTGGATTTCCCTTGGTTTCTGATCTCGTCAATCAGATCTCGGATCTCTTCCATCGTTTGATACTCGATGGAGCTCTTGCCGAATCCCATTTCTCTCAGCTGACGCATAGTGAATCGTCTCTGTTCACGCCAGAATTCTCCATCAGTGAATGCCACACCTGAAATTAGTTAATTAGCAAAACGTATGATCGAACTTCGAAAACAGCAAACAAACCTAATTTCTCCCCGAATGTGCGGGCAAGAATAACAGAGTTGGAGGGTCTGCCGTTCAAATCGTCATTAAGCAAAGCTTCTTTCACAGCTTGCGGCCCGACCACGGAGATGAAGGGTTGGTTCGGTCCCACGTAAAAACCAGCCACTGGTCCATAGGTTTTAGCAAGCGTTTTCATTGTCCGGTACACCGGCTCTCCATTGGACAAGAATGGAAGGTAGCCCAAAATCGGAACACCTCTTGGTCctattattcaaattttattttaaaaaacagcaacgtgaaaattgtttttaaatgttacCAGGTGGGAAATTGCGTGGCCGCTGTGACGCCTTGATGATCAGCAACACCAAGACGGCGAGTGAAACGGCTTCGAACAACATTCTTGCTCAACTAGTATTTGGCGACAGACTCACAATTGTAGTATGCTCATCCTTTAGTTTATATACTCATGGTTGGTCGTGCTAAATGATTATGAGTGTCTTGTTGCTGGGTGTGAAACCCCGTGACAGAGCGTGACCATGACTCGGCTTTCCCTCTTCTACGGTGCACCATCACTATCAAGATGGACAAAACGTGAAGACATACAGAACATTTCGGTGTACGAGATCAACGCACGGACATGTTTAGAACATACTTCCAAAAAGAGCAAAGGTTATCATGTTGACTCTTTTTTGTGGTTCACTAGTTTGAGCGGTTCTCGGTAACGAGGACCGCCAATATGAAATGTTTGACGTCACATTCAATTCAGCGGTCACAAGACAGGCCGTTCTACCGAATTCCCAAGAAAGAAAGCGGGTCCATTTATTAGCCTTTCGAATTGTATGTGTATTTATATTCGTTATTCAAACGTTTCAAAATCGATGAAGGTTGAGATTGGAACACTTGCTGGAGGCAAAAGGTGAAGTCTTTCAACTttgcaaactgaaaaaaaaagttcgcaAAGTTGCCTTGAGCTTTTTCAACTTATGACCGATTGCCCCCAATTTCTCGTTTGTTTACGCTGATTGATGCTGCAATCTGGCTGTCGAACCCTAACAGGATGTTTAACTTGATCAGTTTCTTTATGTGAGTGGGAAAAAATGATATGCTCCTTACTAGGGATCGTATTAGTGACGTCCTCAACAGCCTTGATGTATCGACAACCTTGTACCATCAATTGCAAAACGCTTTGTAGCATCCACGAGACGATGCGGTTCGTTGTAGCTATCGCATTATTTGATTAAGCTTGAATTTGCGAACGTCAACAACCTTGGCCACTAGTTCAGTTTGCAAACCTAGTAATTTGAAACACTGATTTAAGAGTTCATAATACTTGAACTGCTTATAAAGTCAGAAACCTTTCGAAGGCTACAAAGAATGAATTCAagcttttatttcaattcCTGAGCGTGACATTTTCATAAATGAAGTACCATAACAACAACGGCAGAAGCATCTATCTTCAACCTCAGGGCACAGTTtgggaaaacaaagaaaatgcaacactaataaaaaataatgcacggacaataaataaattaactCTACAGCCAAAAATCACGAGAATGGTTTCGTGAGTTCAATTCGTGTTACACTTCCTACGATCATCTATATCACGTTCGAATTGCGGCGTAATTCCTCGTCCGTCTTGCGTCGCAGCCATACCTCTTTAATCATGTCTGAAGCTTTCTCTCCAATCATAATCtgtgtaaaacaaaacaagaattcTTAATGAATTACGACGAATGCAGGTATGATTGCAACATTACCGCTGGCACGTTCGTGTTGCCGGATACGACGTTGGGCATGATGGAGCAGTCAACCACCCGTAGTCCTTTAATTCCCTGAACCTTCAACTGAGGATCGACGACGGCCGTGATGTCACCGACAGGCCCCATTTTGCAAGTACCAGCCGGATGGTAAATGGTTTGTGAATAATGACGGATGAAACAGCCCCAATAAGCATCCGTCCACGGAGTGTAGGCTTCGCATCCGGGGAAAATCTTGTCGTAAAACTTCGTGCCCAACGATTGAAATGCTTCCGTTTTACTCAAAGCTAAAGCGATCTTCGTTCCTTCGATAAGAACATCAAGGTCTTCATTGTCGCTAAAATATTGAGGGTCGATCACTGGAACAGCGTGCGGATCCTTTGAAGCTAGCCGGATGGTTCCTCGTGATTTCGGACGAAGTAAAGTGGGAATCAACTGCCACATGTCTGTGTTTAGAAGGGGTTTGTAATAATCATTCCAAACATTGTCCTTCATGTTTGTATTGTAGCGGAAGAACAGGCCACTTTCAGAAGCTGGCGTGGCTGAAACGAAGTGATATTGGATATCAGGCCAGTCTCCCGCTGGTGCATGTTTGGTGTTGACCCAGGCCACACCCTCGGTCCCACCCAATGATGTTAGAGGACCTGCTCCGTGCACAGTGTAGTTTAACAGAGAGGGAAGGCTGTAATAACGAGCTTCCACTACACCATAAGGCTGGAACGGAAACCAACTTTAATGCAAAGAAGTAATCAGGAAGATGTTGATGGTTAAACTTACCTTGTTCATTTGGAAAACCATTCCTCCTAGGGCGATGTGATCTTGCAGGTTATCACCCACCGACAGGTCTGCCATCAGCGGAATGCCCAGTGTGTTCAGATGATCTTTCGGGCCGATTCCGCTCAACATTAACAATTGAGGACTGTTGACCGTTCCAGCTGAAACGATGATTTCTTTATTGGCTTTGACTTCGTATAGTTGCCCGTCTTTCTCGAATCGAACAGCTGTAGCTTGTTTCGTTGATGAATCGATGATAATCTTATGAACCATAGAGCGCATCGATATGTAAAGATTGGATCGCTTACGAATCGGCCTCAGAAACGCTTTGGCTGTGGAGCATCGCGCTCCTCTCCGATTAGTGGCCTGAGCCACCATGAAACCTTAAACAGCAAATAAAAAgtataatgtacattcaattGTTTATGTTCGATATAATTCGATAGTACCTGTCTGTTTTTCTGCATTGCAATCCAAATTTTCATAGCCCATTTCTACTCCAGCCTGGAGGAAAGCAGTGAGCAAAGGTGTCTTGTACGCCGGCTCCTGCACAGTTAAATAACCACCTGTTCCATGATATTTCTTGTTGGCTGCAATATACGGGTTCCTGTTATCTTCAGATTTGATAAAATAAGGTAAGACGTCTTCATAAGACCATCCCGTATTGCCATCGGCTTCCCATTGGTCGtagtcttttttgtttcctctagCATACACCATGTAATTAAGGACAGATGTGCCCCCCAATACCTTTCCACGAGGCCATATGCACCTAAAAGCGTTAATGTTCTTCATTTcgcaaaatcaaatttaaatcgACGGGGTTAACAAATTTCAGATTTTCAATGGGACCTGTTGTCTTTAAATGCAAGACACGATCCTGTTTGTGGCACTGTTTTGTAACTCCAATCAATATTGGTCCGTTGGAGATGATGAACAACACCTGGAATGTCTGAGATGATTGTTTCGTCTCCCCCTGCTTCCAATAAGAGGACTTTCCATTCGGACATCTCAGTTAGCCGGTTGGCCACAACCGATCCAGACGATCCAGCACCGATGACGATGAAATCATAAGCATTTAGAAATGTCTGTAAGAATAAAGGAACGCAGACATCAGTCAACTGTGTATGGGAATATCAAACATTAGCATCAATGCCTTTAGATATACTGTGCTTAGGCGTGCCGTGCATAAATAAGCAGAGGTTAAAACAGGTTTTTTTCTATAACTCAGATCAACAGTTGTATCCTTTCAAAAGGTCTCAAAACACACGGCAAGGGCTAACGGTAATATTACGAAAATATCTATAGCAGGTCAGAGCAGTCTTTCGAATAAGACAGAAAGTTCAGTTCAATAGCACTAGATAATCGTATTAACCTGATGATCATTTCGAGAGCCAAAGGTACCAAACAAATTTAGCCTTCCACAGTCCCATTACGTCAAGTGTGCGTGTCATAACGAACGAGTTAATTAAACTGCTTTAGAGCTCACAAAAATGGATATAAGGAACCGATAGGACCACACCTTACCGTCGTGTCGCTAACGCGGCCTTCGGGATTGTTGAAGTCGAACGTGCTGTAGAACAAATAATAGAGGGCAAAGGCAGGAAAAGAAGCCCACACGTTCAAATTGCCGACGATTTGAGAAAGCGGCATATCGCTGATTTGGCCTTCCCTCGTTATGTTGCTAGGCTAACGCTTCACGAAGAAGTCGGGCACTTGTGGCACTTGGAACAGACTTTTCGAGACTAAGGCCCCTCAGCTGCTTGCGGGAAGTTCCCTATAGGGTTCAGCTCTTGCTCACGATGAAATCACGGTACTCCAGGCTGGTCTCGAGGGCATCCGTATAACTTCGTAAATATCCGCAGATTTTTTTATGAGAGGAGTGGTCACAGTGGCCACCAGGATTTCGTCGTTGCTTCTGACCCTTTGGGCTCTAGTCTGCAGACAACGCTGaatatttcaaagaaaaatgcaaaggaGCCGAGCCACAGCTAATGTCTTCAGACAATCAGATCACGACAACATAATAAGAGTACGTTGTAAAGTATAGACGCTGTAATGTCATGgtccaatttatttttatttgacatgTATAGACGTCCTGACGGAAATTACAAATACATCGGGCGATTAACGATCACGCGGGATAGCAACGGCTTTAAATGGTTTGGGACCCAAAACAATTCCGACGACGGGTTCCAGCGTAGGCAGCCGTTCGCCCGGAACAGGTTTGAATTCGAATTTTTTCACGAGACACGTCATGAATAGAAAGATTGTATTCCGTGCCAACGATTCACCCAAACACATCCGTTTTCCTGTAACAGGAAGAGAAAACAGCCAGACATGCACAGTCTTTTTCACAATCAATCGAATTGAATTTACCTGTACCGAATGGTATAAAAGAATCGTTTTTGATCAGGTTCCCTTCTTGATCTAAATGACGTTCAGGTCGGAAGTGTTCTGGATCTCCCCATATGCTTTTATCTATCATCAACGAGTTGAGACTGACAGCAATAATGCTTCCCTAATTGCAAGAAATTTCCAGTTTGATTGCCATATTTACCTCTGCACCCTAAACTGATCTCACCTGGGGAATGGTGAAACCTTGGAGTTCTGTTTCCCTCACAGCGCAATGAGGGACAGCCAACGGAGCTACGCTAGATACTCTGATGACTTCCATCAGAACAGCTTCTGTGTACGGCAACCTAAGCAATTAGCGTTGAATAATTGTATCGTTTCTCAGAACAGCTCGAAAACATATTACCTCGATCGGTGAGCAAAGGACGGAAGAGCATGTCCGCAAACATAATCTAATTCCTCCCACATTTTCTGCTGGATCTTTGGGTAGTGAATCAGGTAAAGAATGACGAATCCTAACAAGTTGAACAATCAgatttgtatctttttttaaaatttgcgTTATAACAAACCGATGGAACTTGAAGAGGTGTCTGATCCTGCGCCGAACAGGTCTTGGATTATAGCAATGAGCTGCTTTTCTGTTAAGAAATAAGACAGTTAATAAGAATATATCAAACAAATTAATGAGAATGCATTGAAGAGGTTTACTGCTGAAGCTGGTGGATGTATTCTTTTCCAATTGGGCCTTTATTTCGTCGAGGTAGACATCGATGAAATCGCGAGCAGGATCTCCTTTGGATCTTGTGGAAAGATGTTGTTGTAtcgtttcctgtttttttatttattggcAACGTAAATTATTCCAGGTAAATTtacgctgtgtgtgtgtcctgtAAATGTAAATCAAAAATATCTACCTTGATGAATTTTTGCAGAGGAATGAATAATTGCGTATTGGTACCAAGTAGCCTCGGTATAGAAGGGAATGAACGAACGAGGAAAACAGGAACGGGAATGTTGGCTGTCAGGGCGTTTCCGCCCCGTAGAAATTGTTCCACATTGGCCAACagttttttaaacttttcatCGTCACGACGGAATCTTTGGCCTCCAAGGATCGCCCATAGAATGTTAATGACGGACACTGCAAACATGCTTTTGAAGTCTACAATATTGTCGGGATTAGATCCCGCCGCTGCGGCGATGTCCACTATCAAATCGTTAATTTCGTCCATCATCTGATTCTCTATGGATGTCTTTCCAAAGCCCAAATCACGCAAATGACGGAGAACGAATCTCCTCTGCTCTTGCCAGAAATCGCCTTCAACAAACATTAAACCTGCATTTCACAATTTAAAAACGATGCTTCAGTATTTTCAATAACCAATTAT
Encoded proteins:
- the LOC130703775 gene encoding glucose dehydrogenase [FAD, quinone]-like → MAVLLIVFCALVIYVLYKLWMRPRNFPPGPRGVPILGYAPLMGKKEPLFKLILNLSKKYGAVTGFYWGPTQPFICVVGPQAVKEALQNKDLDGRPSGAILLSRTFGKKLGLMFVEGDFWQEQRRFVLRHLRDLGFGKTSIENQMMDEINDLIVDIAAAAGSNPDNIVDFKSMFAVSVINILWAILGGQRFRRDDEKFKKLLANVEQFLRGGNALTANIPVPVFLVRSFPSIPRLLGTNTQLFIPLQKFIKETIQQHLSTRSKGDPARDFIDVYLDEIKAQLEKNTSTSFSKKQLIAIIQDLFGAGSDTSSSSIGFVILYLIHYPKIQQKMWEELDYVCGHALPSFAHRSRLPYTEAVLMEVIRVSSVAPLAVPHCAVRETELQGFTIPQGSIIAVSLNSLMIDKSIWGDPEHFRPERHLDQEGKTFLNAYDFIVIGAGSSGSVVANRLTEMSEWKVLLLEAGGDETIISDIPGVVHHLQRTNIDWSYKTVPQTGSCLAFKDNRCIWPRGKVLGGTSVLNYMVYARGNKKDYDQWEADGNTGWSYEDVLPYFIKSEDNRNPYIAANKKYHGTGGYLTVQEPAYKTPLLTAFLQAGVEMGYENLDCNAEKQTGFMVAQATNRRGARCSTAKAFLRPIRKRSNLYISMRSMVHKIIIDSSTKQATAVRFEKDGQLYEVKANKEIIVSAGTVNSPQLLMLSGIGPKDHLNTLGIPLMADLSVGDNLQDHIALGGMVFQMNKPYGVVEARYYSLPSLLNYTVHGAGPLTSLGGTEGVAWVNTKHAPAGDWPDIQYHFVSATPASESGLFFRYNTNMKDNVWNDYYKPLLNTDMWQLIPTLLRPKSRGTIRLASKDPHAVPVIDPQYFSDNEDLDVLIEGTKIALALSKTEAFQSLGTKFYDKIFPGCEAYTPWTDAYWGCFIRHYSQTIYHPAGTCKMGPVGDITAVVDPQLKVQGIKGLRVVDCSIMPNVVSGNTNVPAIMIGEKASDMIKEVWLRRKTDEELRRNSNVI